The following are from one region of the Hymenobacter sp. YIM 151858-1 genome:
- the nhaA gene encoding Na+/H+ antiporter NhaA, with the protein MPLRRIIIPIRELSESGKLAGLLLLLATVVSLVLSNTTAGPGYLAFWETHVGYGALDKSVSHWVNDGLMAVFFFVVGLEIKREVLYGELAEPRQALLPAVAAVGGVLLPAVIHLAFTRGTPAASGWAIPTATDIAFSLGILSLLGDRVPFGLRVFLTALAIIDDLLAVIIIAAFYTSGIHSGFLLGAAAIFAVLVLLNRFKVKPLGLYILLGLGLWFCVLKSGIHATIAGVLLALSIPTDRLEDLEHALQKPVNYFILPLFALCNTAIVLSADIVPELFSGLALGVGLGLMVGKPLGIVGVTWLVVRMGQAQLPTNVNWRRFIGLGFTAGIGFTMAIFIATLSFNNEAAVDLAKLAVLIGSAISAIIGMIILAPGQLTEEPADPIPLKEEVR; encoded by the coding sequence ATGCCCCTCCGACGCATTATTATCCCCATTCGCGAGCTGTCCGAAAGCGGAAAGCTGGCCGGCTTGCTGCTATTGCTGGCCACCGTGGTATCGTTGGTGCTGAGCAATACCACGGCCGGCCCGGGCTACCTGGCTTTCTGGGAAACCCACGTTGGCTACGGCGCGCTCGATAAGTCGGTGTCGCACTGGGTCAACGACGGGCTCATGGCGGTATTTTTCTTTGTAGTAGGGCTCGAAATCAAGCGCGAGGTGCTGTACGGCGAGTTGGCTGAGCCGCGGCAGGCCCTGCTGCCGGCCGTGGCCGCGGTGGGCGGCGTGCTGCTGCCGGCGGTGATTCACCTGGCGTTTACGCGCGGCACACCGGCCGCTTCGGGCTGGGCCATTCCTACCGCTACCGATATTGCTTTCTCCCTGGGTATTTTGTCGTTGTTGGGCGATAGGGTGCCGTTTGGGCTGCGGGTGTTCCTCACGGCGCTGGCCATTATCGATGATCTGCTGGCCGTTATCATCATCGCGGCGTTTTACACCAGCGGCATACACAGCGGCTTTTTGCTGGGGGCGGCCGCCATTTTTGCCGTGCTGGTACTGCTCAACCGCTTCAAGGTAAAGCCGCTTGGGCTATATATTTTGCTGGGCTTGGGGTTGTGGTTTTGCGTGCTGAAATCAGGCATACACGCCACCATTGCGGGTGTGTTGCTGGCCCTGAGCATTCCTACCGATCGGCTCGAAGACCTCGAACATGCCCTGCAAAAACCCGTCAACTACTTTATCCTGCCGCTATTTGCGCTGTGCAATACCGCTATTGTGCTGTCGGCCGACATCGTGCCTGAGCTGTTTTCGGGGCTGGCCCTAGGTGTAGGGCTTGGCCTGATGGTGGGCAAGCCGCTCGGCATTGTGGGCGTAACGTGGCTGGTGGTGCGCATGGGCCAGGCACAGCTGCCCACCAACGTTAACTGGCGGCGGTTTATCGGGCTGGGCTTCACGGCGGGTATTGGTTTCACCATGGCCATTTTCATCGCCACGCTGTCGTTTAACAACGAAGCAGCCGTGGACCTGGCCAAGCTGGCGGTGCTCATCGGCTCGGCGATTTCAGCCATCATCGGCATGATTATCCTGGCGCCGGGGCAGCTCACCGAAGAACCCGCCGATCCGATTCCGCTTAAAGAAGAGGTACGCTAG
- a CDS encoding metallophosphoesterase — MNLFVVGDVHGCYHTFEALLQHWKPAEELLIQVGDLVDRGRYSPECVQLARELEAQHPGHTAFLLGNHEYEMLIHYGPDGPNRNWLSWGGKSTVAQYNGRPNLLREHLAWLTQRPMAWENEHVVVSHAGIADTADPFDPDNTDGILWRRGPLRHLGKRQVVGHTPTDNGRYYHDTAHDALYIDTGAYRGACLTGLRLAPTGDILGQFSVPTVALDIA; from the coding sequence ATGAATTTGTTTGTAGTTGGAGATGTGCACGGCTGCTACCACACCTTCGAGGCTCTGCTGCAGCACTGGAAACCCGCCGAGGAACTGCTGATCCAGGTGGGCGACCTGGTCGACCGCGGCCGCTACAGCCCCGAGTGCGTGCAGCTGGCCCGCGAGCTGGAGGCGCAGCACCCCGGCCACACCGCCTTTTTACTCGGCAACCACGAGTACGAAATGCTAATTCACTACGGCCCCGATGGCCCCAACCGCAACTGGTTAAGCTGGGGTGGCAAAAGCACGGTGGCGCAGTACAACGGCCGCCCCAACCTGCTGCGCGAGCACCTGGCCTGGCTTACCCAGCGCCCCATGGCCTGGGAAAACGAGCACGTGGTGGTAAGCCACGCCGGCATAGCCGACACCGCCGACCCCTTCGACCCCGACAACACCGACGGCATCCTGTGGCGCCGCGGTCCTTTGCGGCACCTAGGCAAGCGGCAGGTGGTAGGCCACACCCCCACCGACAACGGCCGCTACTACCACGACACTGCCCACGACGCGCTTTACATCGACACCGGCGCCTACCGCGGCGCGTGCCTCACCGGCCTGCGCCTCGCCCCTACCGGCGACATCCTAGGTCAGTTTTCGGTGCCTACCGTTGCGCTCGATATTGCCTAG
- a CDS encoding serine hydrolase domain-containing protein, translating into MPRSATSARLLLLLLLCLMHLGQAQAQRKSKAYFPPANNWEQRRPEALGLDPAALQEAVQYAIANESKAPRDLRDAHYQSAFGREPFGYPIGPMKERGAPTGLIIKNGYIVAQWGEPQRVDLTFSVAKSFVSTMVGLAHQDGLIRSPDDKVAPYMAPIIPFNPWNTPANKADELGQQDVIELFGTEHNRLITWDHLLRQTSDWEGTLWGKPDWADRPQGPANEWRTRPRNAPGSVYKYNDTRVNVLALSIMNVWRRPLPQVLKERIMDPIGASNSWRWTGYENSWVVMDGVPMQAVSGGSHWGGGLFISALDQARFGYLTLRNGQWNGKQLIAPEWLKLARTPTPAQPTYGFMNYFLNTDRKLYPSAPATAFAHLGAGANIVYVDQENDLVIVARWIEDKAMDGLIRRVLKSMGK; encoded by the coding sequence ATGCCTCGCTCCGCTACCTCTGCTCGTTTGTTGCTGTTGCTGCTGCTTTGCCTGATGCACCTAGGCCAGGCGCAGGCGCAACGCAAATCCAAAGCCTACTTTCCGCCGGCCAACAATTGGGAGCAGCGTCGGCCCGAGGCCCTGGGCCTGGACCCGGCAGCGCTGCAAGAGGCCGTGCAATACGCCATTGCCAACGAAAGCAAAGCCCCGCGCGACCTGCGCGACGCGCATTACCAAAGCGCATTCGGGCGCGAGCCTTTCGGCTACCCCATCGGGCCGATGAAGGAGCGCGGCGCTCCCACCGGGCTCATCATCAAAAACGGCTACATCGTGGCGCAATGGGGCGAGCCGCAGCGCGTCGACCTCACTTTCAGCGTAGCCAAAAGCTTCGTTTCGACGATGGTAGGCCTGGCCCATCAGGATGGCCTCATTCGCAGCCCCGACGACAAAGTAGCGCCCTACATGGCGCCCATCATCCCGTTCAACCCCTGGAACACGCCCGCCAACAAAGCCGACGAGCTGGGCCAGCAGGATGTAATTGAGTTGTTCGGCACCGAGCACAACCGCCTCATCACTTGGGACCACCTACTGCGCCAAACCTCCGATTGGGAAGGCACGCTGTGGGGCAAGCCCGATTGGGCCGACCGCCCGCAGGGCCCCGCCAACGAATGGCGCACCCGGCCGCGCAACGCGCCCGGCTCGGTGTACAAGTACAACGACACCCGCGTGAACGTGCTGGCCCTGTCCATCATGAACGTGTGGCGCCGCCCGCTGCCGCAGGTGCTCAAAGAGCGGATTATGGACCCCATCGGCGCCTCTAACTCGTGGCGCTGGACGGGCTACGAAAACTCTTGGGTGGTAATGGATGGCGTGCCCATGCAGGCCGTAAGCGGCGGCTCGCACTGGGGCGGCGGTCTGTTCATCTCGGCGCTCGACCAAGCCCGCTTCGGCTACCTCACCTTGCGCAACGGCCAGTGGAACGGCAAACAGCTAATTGCGCCCGAGTGGCTGAAACTGGCCCGTACGCCCACGCCTGCGCAGCCCACCTACGGCTTCATGAACTACTTCCTGAATACCGACCGCAAGCTGTACCCCAGTGCCCCCGCCACGGCTTTCGCCCACCTAGGGGCCGGTGCCAACATCGTGTACGTCGATCAGGAAAACGACCTTGTAATTGTAGCGCGCTGGATTGAGGATAAAGCCATGGACGGCCTTATCCGACGGGTGCTGAAAAGCATGGGCAAGTAA